Part of the Longimicrobiaceae bacterium genome is shown below.
GACGAAATCGCGGCGGAGGCGCGGCGCCGCGGCATCGTCGTCACCTACCCGCGCTGCCTGCCGGAGACGCGCGAGCTCGCCCTCCACCGCGTCCTCTCGCCAGACGAGCTGCGTGCCGGCCTCTACGGCATCCGCGAGCCCGACGCGGACGCGTGCCCCCTCGTCGCCACGGAGGAGATCGACGCGGCGCTGGTGCCGGGGCTGGCGTGGGACCGGCGCGGCCAGCGCCTGGGCCGCGGCGCCGGCTACTACGACCGGCTCTTCGCGAGCCCGTCGTGGCGCGGCTTCCGCTGCGGCCTCTTCTTCGCCGCCCAGGAAGTC
Proteins encoded:
- a CDS encoding 5-formyltetrahydrofolate cyclo-ligase codes for the protein MSTAPGASASKDAVRAEARARLRAIPPAERAVAEREIARRVWTVPEIAAARTLLVFASLPGEVHTDEIAAEARRRGIVVTYPRCLPETRELALHRVLSPDELRAGLYGIREPDADACPLVATEEIDAALVPGLAWDRRGQRLGRGAGYYDRLFASPSWRGFRCGLFFAAQEVPAVPADPWDIPLGSVVTEREVRAGERMHGR